A portion of the Gasterosteus aculeatus chromosome 12, fGasAcu3.hap1.1, whole genome shotgun sequence genome contains these proteins:
- the tppp3 gene encoding tubulin polymerization-promoting protein family member 3 yields the protein MAESADMEQLLTSFKKFAIHGDTKATGKELNGKNWAKLCKDCRIIDGKNVTATDVDIVFSKVKQKTSRVVTYEEFQRALEDLAPKRFKGQSKEEALESIYKLVEGREPTNVGVTKMAKAKAVDRLTDASRYTGSHKERFDESGKGKGREGREEIVEKTGYVGAYKNAGTYGDKMKTEK from the exons ATGGCAGAGAGCGCCGACATGGAGCAGCTCCTGACGTCTTTCAAGAAGTTTGCCATCCACGGAGACACGAAAGCCACGGGGAAGGAGCTGAACGGGAAGAACTGGGCCAAACTCTGCAAAGACTGCAGAATAATCGACGGCAAGAACGTCACTGCCACTGACGTGGACATTGTCTTCTCCAAAGTCAA ACAGAAGACGTCTCGTGTCGTCACCTACGAGGAGTTCCAGAGAGCTTTGGAGGATTTGGCCCCGAAGaggttcaaaggtcaaagtAAGGAGGAGGCGCTGGAGTCCATCTACAAGCTTGTGGAAGGCAGAGAGCCCACCAACGTGGGAGTAACG AAAATGGCAAAGGCGAAGGCGGTAGACCGGCTGACTGACGCCTCCCGCTATACCGGATCACACAAGGAGCGCTTCGATGAGAGCGGCAAGGGCAAAGGTCGCGAGGGCCGCGAGGAGATTGTGGAGAAGACGGGCTACGTGGGAGCTTACAAGAACGCCGGGACGTACGGCGACAAGATGAAGACCGAGAAATAA